The segment agcctgttgacagttatcatcccagttgaatttgatgtttttatgtagtaggcgctgaaaaggattacacttatctgccagttgtgctatgaatcttcggatggattggagtctgccttgtaaggatcgaagttgactgatatttcttggtggttgcatttccaagatggccttgaattttgctggatcagcttcaattccccttttggatacaatgaatcctaggagcttcccggaggttactccaaagacacatttcttggggtttaatcttactttgtatttttccaaccgatcaaagacgactgaaagtatgtccaaatgtgtatttctgtctattgatttgcccaagaggtcgtcaacataatcttccacggttatgtgcatgagatcatgaatgatagtagtcatggctctttgatatgtcgcacctgcattctttagcccaaaaggcatgacattccagcagaaagttccccacagacaagtaaatgatgttttgtgttgatcctcgggtgcgatccttatttgattataactagagaatccatccatcaatgataacatttcatgacctgctgtgagatcaacaatcaagtcaatatttggtaatgggaagtcatcctttggacaagctttgttgatgtctctgaaatctgtgcaaattctgatgctgcgatctggtttactgacaggcactaagttggagatccatttaggataatcgattgggtgtatgaatctgacatccaataacttctcaagttctgctctgactagtaatgccacttgtggatgcatttttcttaatttttgttttattggttttgcccccggtttgactgtcaaatgatgcattaccaaatccggatctaatctaggcatatcagtgtatgactaggcaaagttgatttgtcattctttgaagaaacttatgaattttgacctttcggactctgtcaatgattgagctaggaatatgttgtgtggaacctcttttgtaccaatgtttgttttgatagtctcctctaccaacatggatgacttttcctcatatgatgctgggagaatgtcaagctttccatcttcgggtgcctcggagaggttttcgcccttagatacatcctttctttttacttttttggggtcagacagcgccacagtgtggttttcaccataagacccttgatttgttcttattttcacatttttgcgactggaaggtccgacaccctcaccaaaatatgccacgctattgagttctatagtgtatcccgctttatggtctccagggggaagatcatcccgtATCCCCaggtagtcaataaaagcttcatcattttggaatgtgtcaaactgtgcaggtccttcatgatcccagtcaatgagttggtggtgaacaaggggaaggctgttaatgtcttcgaagttagcggagctaagagtgaagatgtagttatattcgggtatgtcaaggtaattatcgaggtcatcgatggcactctcctcatcagtctcgatcacgagcgaatccaaattatcatcactagtagcgcattctaggacaggtgttctcatcctatgtgatttcaacctagaaccttgagacaaggactgtgtggactcctcatgggttgtttcttgaccaactctgaacttgttataaaattcctcttcttctgtgggttcatctagctctctgaatatctcggtgagctcgtagtcactggaagacttgtctgaaccccattcccattcgttagaatctgtggaatagcgatcctcttgttgcattttggcggctttgatttgtaaggcttcttctgtccttttggtgtggaccttggaagttaagaaaccaagtccttttgagcgttccttcttgaaagtcaattcaagttgtaaaggttcaatgatgccttcctttcataaccccagagggctttttccatcatacccgaatttttgtagaattttgaagcctttgccatatttcgcacatggtagattgatgtggtcttgtgtttcctcttcattgtctctgaaaagcattcggtataaatcttcctcttctagttcaccccatctttgaaaggtagtagggtcccatttgagcatcatgatggagatttgcttgttaggatgtggtcttccatattcttttggggaactcatgacttgtcataagtacatggtctgatttaaagtatattcccccatgcctttgtcctgaaacttgcctttaagctcaccttgttttgatgtcgaaggttttaatgactcaggatcaatgtatgccgacgaaggaatagcctcacgattactgggaatgatggtctcagtctttgatttcaggttattgcattatatgaatggattaggatcaccattaactgttacttccatgccattatgagggaacttaatgcattggtgatatgtggatgggactgccctcatttcatgaatccaaggacatcctagcaatatgttataagtgagatttaaatccaggacttgacaaaccacatcctttgtaactggcccaactctgagaggtaaggtgactttgcccttggatgaatgctcttcgtcatcatatgccttaatggtgattttatttgtagaattcatagctttatcagaatatcccaattgtgtaatagtgcttcatgtgcaaatgtttagacctgctcctccatctatcaggactctttttattcgacttttgtgtatgaaggcttcaatgtgtaatggtgcattatgtggctgacttacggaggcgtcatcggcttctgtgaatgtaagtgaatgtggaatggaaaggtatcccaccatgtcttgaaactggtccacgttcagatcagtaggaacagcagtatctctcaagattttgtcaagaatggctttatgtgcgggagatatgcgtaatagctcaaggatggagatgagcacgggtgtcttccctagttgttctacaagatcatactcaggtttggttgatgaggaagcaatgtttttagttggagcaccttgcaaagtgattttacctcggcgggttgtaacatgacattcagaggtaggttcagaagaagatccaacaccttttaagacaatcctGGGTCcccgagtagaattctcagacgctttgtccttgatgataatggtagagacataattgtccatcgagatgtgattgatggttgaatcatagttgtaagatgctctggtatagttggtttgatcctctatggctttagcttttcccttgtcatgttttgggaatggttccttaaacatctcatgttcttgattagatgaatgtccctcaatctcaatgtcacctctatcaatgagatcttgtatgatgttcttcaatcgatgacaatttcctatcttatgatccttgctcttatgaaattcacaatactcatcatcattccaccaatttggtttaacctttggttcatatggaggaaaatctggaactgtgactACCTTGTtcgccacaagcttcttgaaaactgactcaagtggttctcccaatggagtgtactcccttcatgatctggaagttgtttgagtattcacttgattgtttgtagaacttgatcccgaaaagatgaatttgggtcgcactgtgttggcatcaacaacaccatcattgactgtgttcttgtttttattccaaaatcttggcttgtcttttcctttaaagtcatctttgttttccttgaatatcttaatgactccttgttcaattaggacattttctgtcactaagcctttttcaatgacgtccttgaaggtggacaaacaagctttccttagatcataaccaatgtctttgttaatgttttgggtgaacatttctaccatttgtttttgtggaatttcacaggagcatctgctggctagatttctccatcttcgtaaaaatgatgcaaaagattctccctccttttgcttggtgttgcacaaagtagtgactgatatgtctatctctatgttgtaggagaaatgttggataaatgcctctgctagatcaccccatgacttaattccaggtggaagttgggagaaccattccaaagcttgatcacctaaactctgtgggaataatctcatcaaatatgtctcttctgctgctatctcaatgcaagctgtgaaaaattatcttatgtgtgccttaggatccccttttcctctattattatcaaatttaggtgtcacaaagtgtgtaggaaaaggaggcattggaatgctcttgtcaaatggataaggacatatgtctctcattgtgtatgttggcttcggtgtatttatgtcctccattttcttttgtaagtccctgatttgttgctccaaattgctcttaggtggatatcgacttcttggaccataccccatgcttgaggcaccaattggaggaggagcatgttgcatatatggatgatattgatcatacacatgttcatatggaggaggtctatagtgatgctgcgtatatggaccacttggtatagattcatgttgaggaacaccatatctattttgtccatatataccatactctacaggcatgtcatgttctaatgtgttgcccccaaatttgacgcggggtttccttgtgtccaaattttgagcatgcctttgaatatccaattgctttggtggttgatccttagcattgatatgtgattgagcatatttctctccataagatttccataatggtctgcgaaggtaagtatcatatgtttgaccatgtatatgtgggacctctggtttttgaagcaaagttgatggtgattcaggtaccatatgtggtcctctattgcctccactattaggtctcctttgatccatgttggagtgaggttgttgcaaaggtcgattttccattatttgagacatgtcaaaatcatgaggtatcttggctccactttgtgccatcatttgtaagaagtattgtctatccctcctcattatttcctcaaccaatcgattgaaatggggattcataatggattcttccacatctgctgaatgtactgaaaagttgtccatattgtcattatgtgtagcattgttgtttatagtgtccatgttctcaacatttggaatgtttctataggcatccatgtcaggtaatgtagtatgatcataattgaaaaagatatcattgtcatactcataagaactcatgtttgcggactcttgagcctctttagtttctcttctagatttttgaagacgggtttcaaccatgaattaggtattgactgagatgtgtgagactagatgaaaaatggaaaaagtatggaagactaagggttggatggaatgtaaatgaatctaaggtgtacttgcaatgtccaaagtgtaagaccgagtatgtatgtagtagagtaggtgtgacttccaaagagaggatagtttctcttgatgaggtaagttgaccttgactctaagtaagaccaaatgagacccaaaggtaagaaaccttgatgagggaccacttagcaaagtgttgttgtatgtagtgtattaacaaagtatagtgaggacaaacaagtgaccttttgactcaagtttagacaagtgtgaatgtaaagtgagatgtgaagcaatgatggattttgtgagacccaaagacaggttgaatgctaaatgaaaccctggagaaatgacctaggaagctcaagaattctgaaactgactgtgtttgtttgctggactgtaacaatttttcaattctgaacacagacgcacctgtatacttcacagacattgtttcccgacacagacgcgacgctgtttaacacagacacgtttctgagatttttttgcaaagtgtaatgttgactgtttgaacacagacgcgattctgcccttcacagatgcggttatacaacacagatgctattatgtccaacacagacgcatttctgtaaaatttgtgcaattttttccaatctgtgaagtcgttttgttgtgaccaaatctgactgtttgactatttttttcgtgataagaggacacagtgttgatgaggactcaatgtttgcaagtgtctagactcaaaaatgactccaagaaaagtgtgttgtttgatgtaaaaatgttttgcatacacttgaagacacaaaagacacaatgttttgctgtttggtcctgaatgttttgaatgtttaaaataagtcaaccacaattcttatggctggccaagacaatagttgttgatcccacatggggttttacccccaaggctatgctattcagagcggatacttagatgcttgacctcactggctccaccctcggcactcacttctcgggtcagccaagcatcagtccccacaaaaaatccccgtggcaaactttgtatctctactaagaactgtatgtgtgtgggccgctactagaggtccgacctcctgccccaacaactagaaggatttgggcttctaaaacaaaaaggtgctagtaaaggcatccgctcgtgtggccatacatgcagcactttcagctctgtaaatacagaaggctcccagtcggtaggggttacgccctacaactgatcaaataaatttgatcaaacgggtttatggggagacatagtgtcggtatgaactaatcagcacatgttattcatagttttcaccatgaatacagttatttatagtggtttggaagaagatggcttttcttttgctaccacttgggtcgttctcttctcactagtaatcctaatgaccacacgggaagacaggccctctaaagattaaacaaaaagagcctattgctcaagacacaaaagacaatgattcaattttagtgcaccaattgaagtgtttgctagtctatgaaaacaaggcacacaataaaaatccaaaaaaccttgccaaggacctgtaacaaagatttattagtagtttggattgtttgaaataatcaccccttcctgcaagcacacaagttaggtaaattttaaacccaaaagactttgtgaaaataggggccttcaaccaaatgatttagctttcaagacaagctacaccaattttgttagctagatctgaaaatgttagctcaaaataaaccagatctgaaactctaaatgcaaaatccgaaaactaaatcaataaaaacccaaaatttgaaactggtgaacacagacacgATTACCCCCAACACAGATGCGACTGGgtgacacagacgcgattctgtgagacacagacacgattacagaacacagacgcgtcttctggacacagacgcggataaaaacagcgcagacgcgactttataacacaaacgtgctttcctggaacctacaaaataaaatattgccaataacacagacgtgaCTCCAGATGTCGTAGacacgccagaaaatcaaaaacgcgatccgaaagtatgcagacgcgaaaatatcaaaatgctgccgaaaacgtcagatctgcaacttcaaaataaaacatttgcaacaaggatgttaaatgcaaaagggacgagtcccaccgggcatgccaaaatgtatatggtgaaaatggataacaataataacaatattgaaaggctaaatgaattcaaccacaaaaccctagcctaacaacaacaaagatccaccataacatatgaagattacctaagataatgcagatcaaatgaaatcacaaagattataccatcacatatccaatagggtttgaatctccattcttcctatctccattgatcttgcttgatatatttgctctcagattttatgtgcacaagagctcaacaaagaacagaatgtggttgctagtaggatcatagtgtagtcaagtgcataagaTTCCTTAGAATGTATCATTAGGAtcaatcattagggtttgataatgaaggaagcatctccttatatagaagacacaatatgaaatggagggataagattgagaggtgtaaaaggaggtcggctatgattagagggtaggtaaaagaaataataaaataatgaaaggggtaggtagtgtatgaattaagagatgaatgacatgtgtcatgggtagaaaaggttaatgaatcaattaaataaataaagatttatttaattaatagaagaagcgggataattaaataaataagatatttatttaatttaggaaaaggataatttaaataaataaatgtatttatttaaatgagaaataaggttagaagaagataaatgaattaattaaataaataaagatttatttaattaatagaagaattaagcttagataattaaataaataaaatatttatttaattagacatgacaattttggctGTCTACAGAAACATTACAAACTCATTTgataattttcttttatttttttccttcTCCTCTCacatcatattttattttaaatttataaaattaaaattattttgtaTCATTTCTCAGTGCTGGATTTTCTATTCTAACACAACTACTTCTCTTTGTTTTTATTCTCTCTTCTTGCTAGGAAGCTCTGTTCTTTGTTCGCTTATTTGCAACTGTCCATtaattcaattttgcaatcttcatAGAATTGAAGCACTGATTTCTATTACACCCTTCTCTTTCAATCTTTAATCTACTTACCATTTTGAGCATCTCTCCCTTTTCCTCTACTCATTTCCCACACCCTCTGACTTTTGCTACATACCTCCACTCTCCTCCTCACTCAGCTCTCTGAATTTTATATATTTCTAATTTTAAATCTACCTCTCATCCTTGTGTGACCACTTCCCATCTCTTTTATTTGTAACACTTACCTCTCTTCATTCTTTCATTTGCTCTATCTCTCTAAATTCTATTGAGTGACCTCTCCTCTATTTTCACTCATTTCAAAATTCTATGTATTAAATTAAAATTTGCACTCATTTTTTTATTGCTTACATCAAACAAACTCAATCTCTCCTCCACTCCATCCTTCCATGCATTCCTTTGGcgttttctttgttcttttctctctatcttgtgcCTACTATTTGCCAGCTTCTTAATTCACTGTAGACTTCCCTCTTTATTATTTGCAATGCCAATGTGTATGTCTTCCCAGTGCCCCTCCAAATTCTTATCTCTTCGATGCACCTAAAAGATTATACAAttaatatgtatttatttattttaatgtatatattatttttttaagggacattaaaaaaaattaacattacaATTTTTtgtatgtttatagaaaatatcattataAGTATTGTGACTTTTAAAATAGAAacattaattataaataattattatattattaattttgaATACAAAATACCTTTGGCTTAAGTAATTACATATGAATAAAATTTAGATTTCAATCAATTATATATCTGGGGTACTTTACATACatttctctaaagataggtatgctagtatTATACatctatttattatattatatagttatatattatatatttaaaataacggacataaatatatatatatatatatgaagatattAATGTACTAATTTTATAATAAGAAtactataaaattagaaaataataataaaatattttttgctGTTTTTTATGTATTTAAGTATCACAAGTacatcaaattaaatgcttctaattttaAGTTTAGTATGCCTTCACCATAAtcaaatatttttatattaaataatcTCAATGCATTTATATATATCTTAAAAAAAGTATATAAGATATCATTTTCAAAATGTCTATTTTTCAAAAAGATAAATATTCCAATTGTATAGATTCATGACAGTAACTTTGGTTAAAATACGAATTTAGCCATTGATCTGATATAGGTTGTTTTTTTGTAGTATGTTATGACATCGAAGACTGTATTTCCAGACCTTGCCTCTACGATATTTTTTTGGGTGTCCAAAAACGCTGTTGGTCGTGGTATGAGCACCGTATAAATAGTAATAAGAGATCTGGTATGGATTCAAGGGATGTTCAACTTCCGCTTAAATTTAAAACATCCCAGAACAGAACATAATTAGACTTATGATCGGAATAAGGTGCAATGAACAGCTTGGTGTCCGTATATCAAAAACAGAGAATTAATTATCACACATAATCATACAATTAGACAAGGTGGGATTGGGTTCTTGGGGGTTGAACCCATCTGCCCTCGGAGTTTCTGACCATACCCTTGTTGTGGTCTTGTCTCCAGAACGGCGGGATATGTAAATGGTCTTGCAAGAAATCAGCTGCCTTGTTCACAAGAGCAGGATCTCGTCCACTCGCCAGGTAAAACCGCTCTTGGCGGCCGTGGTAACCGTCCAAGAGATGGAGATGCGCCTCCAAGTTGTGGAAGCAGGACGGATCGCTTGTGGGTCGGAGGAAGGGGGATTTGGTGTGATCCAGCTGCAGCTCCACTCCCACATGGGAGTAGCTCCAGGGAAGCTTGTCGATCCAGTCTCTCAGTAATTGAAAATGCTCGTTAAACAGAATTCCGGGAACTTTTGGAACCCCGTCGTGGGGGTTAACCACTCGCAGGATTTTGACCCCCAGCTGCTCCAGGCGCTCTTTGAAGGCGGAGTTTCCCACCCGTGGACCTGCGTAGGAGAAGACCGTGATGGGAATTTTCTCATTCTCATTGTCCTTGTCCTGGTTGATTCCCATCTCTGCAATGTCGTACGCGCTCAGCATTGCGAGGGCGCTCCCAAGGCTGTGGCCCGTTATTGTTATGCTTAGCTTTTCTCCCTTGTACATTTCGATCAGTCTTCTGACCTCCGCGTGTATTTGCTCCTGTGCGCTGGATTTGGCGAAACGGCAGTTTTTCTCGCAGGCGGTGTACAGGTTCAGAAACCCTGACTCAACTTTGACACGGGGATCGGGATGGTCAGAATGGAAACCCGCGGGTTTGAGGAAATCCATGAGATCTGCCAGCCATTCCAGACGAGTGACGGTGCCTCTCCAAGCGATGACGATATCGCGCCGCCCGAGTCTCTTTATTTCCTGCTCATCCTCAGCCACGGCCACGAACCCCATCCAGTTGGCATGGTTGCTCCACAATTTCTCCCCCGCCcgagattttttgaagaaattgGGGAGATTGATGTTGGAGGTTGCGTAGAGATGCTTTGTGATTTCGTAGCCGGTGTGAGAAAGGCCGAGATCTTGGAGCATGGTTCTGCGGTTGTACTTGCAGCTGCCACAGTATTTGGAGTAGTGGTCGAAATCAAAGGCGTCGTAGCAGGCCTGGGCAAGCTCTCCGTATTTTATGAGCTCGCTGCGGAGGAGATGGTCCATTGGCTCCAGCATGCCCTCCCAGTTATTCGAACCCTGTACCTCCCTCCACACACCGCTCAGCTTCCTTGCACTCTTTCTCTTTGTGATCATTTCCTTGTGCTCGAGGTGGGCCGGATAATCGTTAGGGCTCCTGCTCTTTTCCTTGTATTCTTTTTCCACTGTGGTCAACACTTGTGTTGCACTCGAAGCTGATGCTCTCTGTCTCTGTGTCTGTCTCTGGTTGTTGGGTTTGCTTCTCATACTCAAGCAAGGCATCTCCGGCACGATGGTGGTGCTGTGGCTCACAAttccgaggttactcctcatattCATCATCTTTTCAGCGGTTGAGTTTGAGAAAGCAAGGGCAAGAGAAGCAATTTAGAGAGAAGAAGAAGCCCAGAGCCCAGACTGGAGtgtgcgagagagagagagaggatgaaggCCCATTTATAAGTCTGAGTTTggtaaaggaaaataaaaattctAAACCCGCGGAGTATCTTTTTCACCAGAGAACTCCTTGTAGTCAATGACCGCGTAGACTGTAGAGGTCAGTCTATTAAAGTGCCGATTGTCGCTTTCTACCTCGTAAATGGGAGAAGAGTGGTCAAACGGTGCATCATCGCTTCCAACTTCCTCGTCCTTTCTAATAAAAGTGTTTGGAGCCCGCTAGGTATTTGGGAATTTCGGGGCAATTCCAAATTAGCATTT is part of the Cryptomeria japonica chromosome 10, Sugi_1.0, whole genome shotgun sequence genome and harbors:
- the LOC131031525 gene encoding phospholipase A1-Igamma1, chloroplastic; this translates as MMNMRSNLGIVSHSTTIVPEMPCLSMRSKPNNQRQTQRQRASASSATQVLTTVEKEYKEKSRSPNDYPAHLEHKEMITKRKSARKLSGVWREVQGSNNWEGMLEPMDHLLRSELIKYGELAQACYDAFDFDHYSKYCGSCKYNRRTMLQDLGLSHTGYEITKHLYATSNINLPNFFKKSRAGEKLWSNHANWMGFVAVAEDEQEIKRLGRRDIVIAWRGTVTRLEWLADLMDFLKPAGFHSDHPDPRVKVESGFLNLYTACEKNCRFAKSSAQEQIHAEVRRLIEMYKGEKLSITITGHSLGSALAMLSAYDIAEMGINQDKDNENEKIPITVFSYAGPRVGNSAFKERLEQLGVKILRVVNPHDGVPKVPGILFNEHFQLLRDWIDKLPWSYSHVGVELQLDHTKSPFLRPTSDPSCFHNLEAHLHLLDGYHGRQERFYLASGRDPALVNKAADFLQDHLHIPPFWRQDHNKGMVRNSEGRWVQPPRTQSHLV